The Spiroplasma citri genome has a segment encoding these proteins:
- a CDS encoding DUF3627 domain-containing protein produces MIKLSNFVKKNQNVENYFISKEFIPFATEKASFINLPNHNRHIGFWLSNKFIYPSEKHSEQVAIGLIYDNSYPIVKYDENLKRNIWKYLTGTELINLYNQYKQNYFTKMKKALFLSEPKKVKANNNNNNLTNWSVEKEQELINDLKDLN; encoded by the coding sequence ATGATAAAATTGAGTAATTTTGTTAAGAAAAATCAGAATGTAGAAAATTATTTTATTAGTAAGGAATTTATCCCTTTTGCAACAGAAAAAGCAAGTTTTATAAATTTACCTAATCATAATCGTCATATTGGTTTTTGATTGAGTAATAAGTTTATTTATCCTAGTGAAAAACATTCGGAACAAGTAGCAATCGGTTTGATTTATGATAATTCTTACCCTATTGTAAAATATGATGAAAATTTAAAGCGAAATATTTGAAAATATTTAACTGGAACAGAATTAATCAATTTATATAATCAATATAAACAAAATTATTTTACTAAAATGAAAAAAGCGTTATTTTTAAGTGAACCTAAAAAAGTAAAAGCAAATAATAACAATAATAATTTAACAAATTGAAGTGTTGAAAAAGAACAAGAATTAATTAATGATTTGAAAGACTTAAATTAA
- a CDS encoding DUF2649 domain-containing protein, translating into MQNDWIKLKEFFIHVFLFIDKTNVESITMWNLTQNEYLTLMVGVWIVILFLTWFFLWMVFKIVGYFK; encoded by the coding sequence ATGCAAAATGATTGAATTAAATTAAAAGAGTTTTTCATTCATGTCTTTTTGTTTATAGATAAAACGAATGTTGAAAGTATTACAATGTGGAATTTAACGCAAAATGAATATTTAACTTTAATGGTTGGTGTTTGAATTGTGATTTTGTTTTTAACTTGGTTTTTCTTGTGAATGGTTTTTAAAATAGTTGGGTATTTTAAATAA